In Alicyclobacillus macrosporangiidus CPP55, a single window of DNA contains:
- the aroB gene encoding 3-dehydroquinate synthase — protein sequence MTTRLEVTTPTARYPVYIGGGLLARAGELVREAGAEEGVRAMVVTDDHIRPLGYAEEVARRLAEAGIPAAVTSVPAGDQSKSLAMAERLYREMLSAGIRRNGLVVAVGGGVVGDLAGFAAATYQRGIRFVQVPTTLLAHDSSIGGKVGVNLAEAKNLVGAFHHPLLVLYDVETLASLPPREWRGGMAEVIKHGIIGQPDLFAALEASPCAEYPGAAAAERLTAWACQVKIRIVEQDERESELRMTLNLGHTIGHAVEHASGYRLNHGEAVAIGMCLEAELAVRRGWLAASERDRIVEVVRRHGLPVAPPPDMPFEPVWAALQLDKKHTQGGLTFALPRAVGEVAIARGVRPEEVTQVWREMEEKQR from the coding sequence ATGACCACACGCCTGGAGGTGACGACGCCGACCGCACGTTACCCGGTTTACATCGGCGGGGGACTCCTCGCGCGCGCAGGGGAGTTGGTGCGTGAGGCGGGGGCAGAGGAAGGCGTGCGGGCGATGGTGGTGACCGACGATCACATCCGGCCGCTGGGATATGCGGAGGAGGTCGCGCGGCGGCTCGCCGAGGCCGGGATCCCGGCCGCCGTGACGAGCGTGCCGGCGGGAGACCAGAGCAAATCCCTCGCCATGGCCGAGCGGTTGTACCGCGAGATGCTCTCGGCGGGGATCCGGCGCAACGGCCTGGTCGTCGCCGTGGGCGGCGGGGTCGTGGGCGATCTCGCGGGTTTCGCGGCGGCCACGTACCAGCGCGGCATCCGGTTCGTCCAGGTGCCGACGACGCTGTTGGCGCACGACAGCAGCATCGGCGGCAAGGTGGGGGTGAACTTGGCCGAGGCGAAGAACCTGGTCGGGGCATTCCACCACCCGCTCTTGGTGCTGTACGACGTGGAGACGCTCGCCTCCCTTCCGCCGCGGGAGTGGCGGGGCGGGATGGCAGAAGTGATCAAGCACGGGATCATCGGGCAGCCGGACCTGTTCGCCGCTCTGGAGGCGTCTCCCTGCGCCGAGTACCCAGGAGCGGCGGCGGCCGAGCGGCTGACCGCGTGGGCGTGTCAGGTGAAGATCCGCATCGTGGAACAGGATGAGCGCGAGTCGGAGCTGCGCATGACGCTGAACCTCGGCCACACCATCGGTCACGCCGTCGAACACGCCTCGGGATACCGGCTCAACCACGGTGAGGCGGTGGCCATCGGGATGTGCCTGGAGGCCGAACTGGCGGTCAGGCGCGGGTGGTTGGCAGCGAGCGAGCGGGATCGCATCGTCGAGGTCGTCCGGCGTCACGGGCTGCCGGTCGCCCCTCCGCCCGACATGCCGTTTGAACCGGTGTGGGCGGCTTTGCAGCTGGACAAAAAACACACCCAGGGCGGGCTGACGTTCGCACTGCCGCGGGCCGTCGGCGAGGTGGCCATCGCGCGTGGCGTCCGCCCCGAAGAAGTGACGCAGGTGTGGCGGGAGATGGAGGAGAAGCAGAGATGA
- the aroH gene encoding chorismate mutase, with amino-acid sequence MTRVVRGVRGATTAAANTPEEIFRATRELMLAVIEANDLHPEDVASVMLTMTPDLNADFPAKAVRSIDGWQWVPLMCATELAVPGSMPRCIRLLMHVNTDRSQEEMVHMYLGEAVALRPDMVQHAQAKKGQGGTE; translated from the coding sequence ATGACACGGGTGGTGCGCGGGGTGCGCGGCGCAACGACTGCAGCGGCCAACACGCCGGAGGAGATCTTTCGCGCGACGCGCGAGCTGATGCTCGCGGTCATCGAGGCCAATGACCTGCATCCGGAGGACGTGGCCAGCGTGATGCTGACGATGACCCCGGATTTGAACGCCGACTTTCCGGCCAAGGCGGTGCGCAGCATCGATGGGTGGCAGTGGGTTCCCTTGATGTGCGCGACGGAGCTGGCCGTACCGGGATCGATGCCCCGGTGCATCCGGCTGCTGATGCACGTCAACACGGACCGCAGCCAGGAGGAGATGGTGCACATGTACCTTGGGGAGGCGGTGGCGCTCCGCCCCGACATGGTGCAGCACGCGCAGGCGAAAAAGGGACAGGGCGGCACGGAGTGA
- the trpD gene encoding anthranilate phosphoribosyltransferase translates to MSTFVRDVLRQVAEGRVLDENVAEQVMHELMEGNITPVQTAGLLAAMAVRGEAVSEIVGFARAMRAHSVRLATELDVVDTCGTGGDGGQTFNISTAAAIVAAACGVPVAKHGNRAVSSRSGSADVLQELGVAIQLSADEALACLEETNLCFLFAQSYHPAMKHAAEPRKQLGFRTIFNILGPLTNPAGARRQVLGVFRADLVEKVAQALARLGTAHALVVHGDGGIDEISLQGETLVAEVQDGQVRTYTVVPEQFGLARAPLSALAGGDAAHNAGIIRRILQGVPGPQRDVVALNAGAVLYVAGLAASIQDGVRRAEDSIDRGDAAAALDRFVRASHRYHREEVAQ, encoded by the coding sequence ATGAGCACGTTCGTGAGAGATGTCCTGCGTCAGGTCGCGGAGGGTCGGGTGTTGGACGAGAATGTCGCGGAGCAAGTGATGCACGAGCTGATGGAGGGGAACATCACCCCCGTGCAGACAGCCGGGCTGTTGGCCGCGATGGCGGTGCGCGGGGAGGCGGTCTCCGAGATCGTCGGGTTCGCGCGGGCGATGCGCGCGCACAGCGTGCGCCTGGCCACGGAACTGGACGTGGTGGACACCTGCGGAACGGGTGGAGACGGAGGGCAGACGTTCAATATCTCCACAGCGGCGGCGATTGTGGCGGCCGCCTGCGGTGTGCCGGTGGCGAAACACGGCAATCGCGCGGTCTCCAGCCGAAGCGGCAGCGCGGACGTGCTGCAGGAACTGGGCGTAGCCATCCAGCTGTCGGCGGATGAAGCGCTGGCCTGCCTGGAGGAGACCAACCTGTGCTTCCTGTTCGCGCAGTCTTACCACCCGGCGATGAAACATGCCGCCGAGCCTCGCAAGCAGCTGGGTTTCCGCACCATCTTCAACATCCTCGGCCCGCTGACCAATCCGGCAGGAGCACGTCGCCAGGTACTCGGGGTGTTCCGGGCGGACCTGGTGGAGAAGGTGGCTCAGGCCTTGGCCCGGCTGGGCACCGCGCACGCGCTGGTGGTGCACGGGGACGGCGGGATCGACGAGATCTCCCTGCAGGGAGAGACGTTGGTGGCCGAGGTGCAGGACGGCCAGGTGCGTACGTACACGGTGGTACCAGAGCAATTTGGTCTGGCCAGGGCGCCGCTGTCCGCGCTCGCGGGCGGGGATGCGGCCCACAACGCCGGCATCATCCGGCGCATCCTGCAGGGGGTGCCCGGGCCGCAGCGGGACGTGGTCGCCCTCAACGCGGGCGCGGTGCTGTACGTGGCCGGACTGGCAGCGTCCATCCAGGACGGAGTGCGCCGGGCGGAGGACTCCATCGACCGAGGGGATGCGGCAGCGGCCCTCGATCGGTTCGTCCGGGCGTCCCACCGGTATCACCGCGAGGAGGTGGCCCAGTGA
- the trpC gene encoding indole-3-glycerol phosphate synthase TrpC has translation MSGFLQRILETKREEVARLRPKAAELARQAREMPPCRGFAAALRQASGLAVIAEVKQASPSKGLIAVHFDPVGIAVTYERAGASAISVLTDETYFRGSIAHLQAVREAVTVPVLRKDFIIDEVQIDEARAAGADAVLLICAALPPDRLLQLAAYAKTLGLDTLVEVHHPDELPAALAANPSVLGVNNRDLRTFEVSLETTQLVLAKVPKGVLAIGESGIHSAEDAARMAAYGARGILVGESLMRAGDPEAIAARLASLRVPLPAGVSSP, from the coding sequence GTGAGCGGGTTCTTGCAGCGGATCCTGGAGACAAAGCGGGAGGAGGTCGCGCGCCTGCGGCCGAAGGCCGCGGAACTGGCCCGGCAGGCGCGGGAGATGCCGCCCTGCCGCGGATTCGCAGCCGCGCTCCGGCAGGCGTCCGGGCTCGCGGTGATCGCGGAGGTGAAACAGGCCAGCCCGTCCAAGGGGCTGATTGCGGTTCACTTCGATCCGGTGGGGATCGCCGTCACCTACGAGCGCGCCGGCGCCAGCGCCATCTCGGTGCTGACGGACGAGACGTATTTCCGCGGGTCCATCGCCCATCTGCAGGCGGTGCGCGAGGCGGTCACGGTGCCGGTGCTGCGCAAGGATTTCATCATCGACGAGGTGCAGATCGACGAGGCGCGCGCGGCCGGCGCGGACGCGGTGCTGCTCATCTGCGCGGCGCTCCCGCCCGACCGGCTGCTCCAACTGGCTGCGTATGCGAAGACCCTCGGCCTTGACACCCTGGTTGAAGTGCATCATCCGGATGAACTTCCGGCGGCCCTGGCGGCGAATCCGTCCGTCCTCGGCGTCAACAACCGCGACCTGCGCACGTTCGAGGTCTCCCTTGAGACGACGCAGTTGGTGTTGGCCAAGGTCCCGAAGGGCGTCCTGGCCATCGGCGAGAGCGGCATCCACTCGGCAGAAGATGCCGCCCGCATGGCGGCGTACGGGGCACGTGGCATCCTCGTCGGCGAGTCCCTGATGCGCGCGGGCGATCCAGAGGCCATCGCGGCACGGCTCGCATCCCTCCGGGTCCCCCTGCCGGCCGGGGTGTCCTCGCCGTGA
- a CDS encoding phosphoribosylanthranilate isomerase, with product MTVRVKICGLRPGDDLSFADSPWVSHVGFVFVPASRRYVAPESVRKMVAQLDGRAEPVGVFAGAGAEAVRAAAVQSGIRVAQLHGDEGPEVCDALREAGLQVWKSLSVASSGEDAEALAARIALFAPHVDALLLDAAPPKSAPAGVNGGHGRPFDWRVLPKAIRVARTRTALPPLWVAGGIHADNIGDLLSVFAPDGVDVSSGVETEGRKDPRRIEALLNELTVRAFCGAARYAEEAEQFVRQHEPRAVTSEEAIP from the coding sequence GTGACGGTGCGAGTCAAGATCTGCGGCCTGCGGCCGGGCGACGACCTGTCGTTCGCCGATTCCCCCTGGGTGAGCCACGTGGGGTTCGTCTTCGTCCCGGCCAGCCGGCGGTACGTGGCACCGGAATCGGTGCGAAAGATGGTGGCGCAACTGGATGGGCGCGCCGAGCCAGTCGGGGTGTTCGCCGGCGCCGGCGCCGAAGCGGTTCGGGCGGCGGCGGTGCAGAGCGGCATCCGGGTGGCGCAGCTGCACGGAGACGAGGGACCCGAAGTGTGTGACGCCCTGCGCGAGGCGGGATTGCAAGTCTGGAAGTCCCTCTCGGTGGCGTCGTCGGGTGAGGATGCAGAGGCGCTTGCCGCCCGGATCGCGTTGTTTGCCCCTCACGTGGACGCCCTGCTGCTCGACGCGGCACCGCCAAAGTCGGCCCCGGCCGGCGTCAACGGTGGGCACGGACGGCCGTTTGACTGGCGGGTGCTGCCCAAAGCCATCCGGGTGGCGCGAACGCGCACCGCGTTGCCTCCCCTTTGGGTGGCAGGCGGCATCCACGCGGACAATATCGGAGACCTGCTCTCGGTGTTCGCACCGGATGGCGTCGATGTGTCCTCCGGTGTGGAGACCGAGGGCCGGAAAGACCCCCGGCGCATCGAAGCCTTGTTGAATGAACTGACGGTACGGGCGTTTTGCGGAGCGGCTCGCTACGCGGAAGAAGCGGAGCAGTTCGTGCGCCAGCACGAACCCCGTGCCGTGACCTCCGAGGAGGCGATACCGTGA